A stretch of the Pygocentrus nattereri isolate fPygNat1 chromosome 29, fPygNat1.pri, whole genome shotgun sequence genome encodes the following:
- the zgc:77112 gene encoding protein phosphatase 1 regulatory subunit 3C-B yields MFCANVLAISMDMGFGLPAHGHLLRPPSPKVRHRTCAKKRVVFADSKGLSLTSVRMFSKKEEKPHEEAPVSLRLKSLRWVGECAQGPRLRVGFAQPCADLQAFQQRVRHSPVLLESCCVTKRALVGTVRVWNLSYEKVVHVRITFDSWRTQQDVPCAFLQRCCGEPDTDSFSFHVGLPEALKAQEHIEFCVKYLPEGHSQAFYDNNDGNNYSLHVCN; encoded by the exons ATGTTCTGCGCAAA TGTGTTGGCCATATCAATGGACATGGGCTTCGGCCTTCCAGCACATGGTCACCTGCTCAGACCCCCTTCTCCAAAAGTCCGGCACCGCACTTGTGCGAAAAAACGGGTCGTGTTTGCTGACTCCAAGGGCCTCTCGCTCACCTCTGTGCGCATGTTCTCCAAGAAGGAGGAAAAGCCTCACGAGGAGGCGCCAGTGTCCCTGAGACTGAAGAGCCTGCGCTGGGTGGGAGAGTGCGCTCAGGGCCCCAGGCTGCGCGTGGGCTTTGCTCAGCCGTGTGCGGACCTCCAGGCTTTCCAACAGCGTGTGCGCCACAGCCCGGTGCTGCTGGAGAGCTGCTGCGTCACAAAGCGAGCCCTCGTGGGCACAGTGCGTGTGTGGAACCTCAGCTACGAGAAAGTTGTGCACGTACGCATCACCTTTGATTCCTGGCGCACCCAGCAGGATGTGCCATGTGCCTTTCTGCAGCGGTGCTGTGGCGAGCCTGACACGGACTCTTTCTCGTTTCACGTTGGGCTGCCAGAGGCCTTAAAGGCACAAGAGCACATTGAATTCTGTGTGAAATATCTACCAGAGGGACATAGTCAAGCCTTCTATGACAACAATGATGGGAACAATTACAGCCTCCATGTTTGCAACTGA
- the LOC108426626 gene encoding phytanoyl-CoA hydroxylase-interacting protein, which translates to MGEAELLSTPHNIQISEVTCDSFHVAWEMTSEDTARVTHYFIDLSRKEGGEQNRFKHRDVPTKLVAKAVPLPMAVRGHWFLSPRTEYCVAVQTAIRQPDGDYQVSEWSQVVEFCTGDYAMDHLQQLLDKAQGVAGRMLRFSVFYRNQHPEYFQYVRTQCGGAMLPSLKDNSGSHGSPINGKLCGVFLSCNTEFDTGLPPKDSPYGPLRFHISAGHLLNPNTHLYFADFYCMYTAYHYVVLVVAPVGSEGDRFCSGRMPLLDLTANPFLIYVPGPEPTFCHASDVILEVLYTEPLALDQGTLVQISGHHQLMSLSTANAKKDPSCKVCNISVGR; encoded by the exons ATGGGTGAAGCGGAGCTTCTCTCCACACCTCACAACATCCAAATCAGTGAGGTGACCTGTGACTCGTTCCATGTTGCCTGGGAGATGACGTCTGAAGACACGGCTCGTGTAACACATTACTTCATAGATCTGAGCCGGAAAGAAGGAGGAGAGCAGAACCGCTTCAAACATAGA GATGTGCCTACCAAGCTGGTGGCCAAAGCAGTACCCCTGCCCATGGCAGTAAGAGGCCACTGGTTCCTGAGCCCTCGGACCGAGTACTGTGTGGCAGTGCAGACGGCCATCCGACAGCCGGATGGAGACTACCAGGTGTCAGAGTGGAGTCAAGTGGTGGAGTTCTGCACTGGGG ACTACGCAATGGACCATCTCCAGCAGCTTCTAGATAAAGCTCAGGGAGTTGCTGGGAGGATGCTTCGGTTCTCAGTGTTCTACCGCAACCAGCATCCTGAATATTTCCAATATGTGAG GACACAATGTGGAGGTGCGATGCTCCCGTCTCTAAAAGACAACAGCGGCAGCCACGGCTCCCCTATTAATGGCAAGCTGTGCGGAGTCTTCCTCAGCTGCAATACTGAATTTGACACAGGTCTTCCTCCCAAAGATTCCCCCTACGGACCCCTGCGCTTCCACATCTCCGCCGGCCACCTCTTGAACCCCAACACCCACCTCTACTTTGCCGACTTCTATTGCATGTACACAGCTTATCATTACGTAGTGTTGGTGGTGGCCCCTGTTGGATCAGAGGGGGATCGCTTCTGCAGCGGCCGGATGCCATTGCTGGACCTCACGGCCAATCCTTTCCTGATTTACGTCCCGGGGCCGGAGCCAACGTTCTGTCACGCAAGCGATGTTATACTGGAGGTTTTATACACAGAGCCATTGGCTCTGGACCAGGGCACTCTGGTGCAGATCAGTGGCCATCATCAGCTCATGAGTCTCTCCACAGCCAATGCCAAGAAAGACCCCAGCTGCAAGGTGTGCAACATCAGCGTGGGACGCTGA